In Tachypleus tridentatus isolate NWPU-2018 chromosome 7, ASM421037v1, whole genome shotgun sequence, a genomic segment contains:
- the LOC143255106 gene encoding luc7-like protein 3 isoform X1: protein MALASAKALLDELMGRDRNLAPTDQKKEASWSSSQVCKHFLVKFCPNDLFVNTKADLGICSKIHDEKLKREYEDSASFQQMGYEDEFIRFCQGMLSDVERRIQRARRRLALGHQEGGIAAVPLSKNSEEKVQVLSDRINELLIQVEELGCEGKVEEAQGIMKLVDQLKEEREAMRKGSEPSHWLQLTAEIAAAQEKQMEVCEVCGAFLIVGDAQQRVDDHLMGKQHVGYARLKSAVEEILHQREKEREERENQREKERQERRRKQEEEEKRREKERRKKLEEEEKKRKEKEHERYKRHSRSREWEGRRSRDRRSRSREHRRSHSSKEKTKQNREDKESKSRQRSRSRSREHKHSHHSNAQSKDKKIESKHRGRSDRDSKYQRHSRESPECYRSDSCNDTVENGDVRVSDNDVSLTAER, encoded by the exons ATGGCGTTAGCTTCAGCTAAAGCTTTGTTGGATGAGTTAATGGGAAGAGATCGTAATTTAGCTCCTACTGATCAAAAGAAAGAAGCAAGTTGGAGTAGCTCACAg GTTTGcaaacattttctagtgaaattCTGCCCAAATGACCTGTTTGTTAATACAAAAGCAGACTTAGGAATATGCAGTAAAATTCATGATGAAAAGTTGAAAAGAGa GTATGAGGATAGTGCCTCTTTTCAACAAATGGGGTATGAAGATGAATTTATAAGGTTCTGCCAAGGGATGCTTTCAGATGTAGAGAGAAGAATCCAGAGAGCAAGAAGAAGGCTTGCACTTGGACATCAAGAAGGAGGG ATAGCTGCCGTGCCATTATCAAAAAACAGCGAAGAGAAAGTTCAGGTGTTAAGTGATCGTATCAATGAATTATTGATACAG GTGGAAGAACTTGGATGTGAAGGTAAAGTGGAGGAAGCACAAGGAATAATGAAATTGGTAGATCAGCTGAAGGAAGAGAGAGAAGCCATGAGGAAAGGTTCTGAACCAAGCCATTGGCTACAG CTAACAGCAGAAATCGCTGCAGCCCAAGAAAAACAGATGGAAGTGTGTGAAGTCTGTGGGGCTTTCCTGATTGTTGGTGATGCTCAGCAGAGAGTGGACGATCACTTGATGGGTAAACAGCACGTGGGATATGCTAGACTGAAGTCTGCTGTAGAAGAAATCTTG CACcaaagagaaaaagaaagagaGGAACGAGAAAATCAGCGAGAAAAAGAAAGACAGGAACGTCGCAGGAAACAGGAGGAGGAGGAGAAACGGAGAGAAAAGGAAAGAAGGAAAAAattagaagaagaagaaaaaaaacgtaAGGAAAAAGAACACGAACGATACAAGCGTCATTCTCGGAGTCGAGAGTGGGAAGGGAGAAGAAGTCGTGATAGAAGAAGTAGAAGTCGAGAACACAGACGTTCGCATAGCAGTAAGGAGAAAACAAAGCAGAACAGAGAAGATAAAGAAAG cAAATCACGACAACGTTCTAGAAGCAGATCTCGGGAACATAAGCACTCCCATCATTCTAATGCTCAGTCTAAGGACAAGAAAATAGAGTCTAAACATAGGGGAAGATCGGACAGAGACTCAAAGTACCAGAGACATAGCAGAGAGAGTCCTGAATGTTATAGAAGTGATTCATGTAATGATACTG ttgaaAATGGAGATGTGCGAGTTTCTGACAATGATGTAAGTTTGACAGCAGAAAGATAA
- the LOC143255106 gene encoding luc7-like protein 3 isoform X2, whose translation MALASAKALLDELMGRDRNLAPTDQKKEASWSSSQVCKHFLVKFCPNDLFVNTKADLGICSKIHDEKLKREYEDSASFQQMGYEDEFIRFCQGMLSDVERRIQRARRRLALGHQEGGVEELGCEGKVEEAQGIMKLVDQLKEEREAMRKGSEPSHWLQLTAEIAAAQEKQMEVCEVCGAFLIVGDAQQRVDDHLMGKQHVGYARLKSAVEEILHQREKEREERENQREKERQERRRKQEEEEKRREKERRKKLEEEEKKRKEKEHERYKRHSRSREWEGRRSRDRRSRSREHRRSHSSKEKTKQNREDKESKSRQRSRSRSREHKHSHHSNAQSKDKKIESKHRGRSDRDSKYQRHSRESPECYRSDSCNDTVENGDVRVSDNDVSLTAER comes from the exons ATGGCGTTAGCTTCAGCTAAAGCTTTGTTGGATGAGTTAATGGGAAGAGATCGTAATTTAGCTCCTACTGATCAAAAGAAAGAAGCAAGTTGGAGTAGCTCACAg GTTTGcaaacattttctagtgaaattCTGCCCAAATGACCTGTTTGTTAATACAAAAGCAGACTTAGGAATATGCAGTAAAATTCATGATGAAAAGTTGAAAAGAGa GTATGAGGATAGTGCCTCTTTTCAACAAATGGGGTATGAAGATGAATTTATAAGGTTCTGCCAAGGGATGCTTTCAGATGTAGAGAGAAGAATCCAGAGAGCAAGAAGAAGGCTTGCACTTGGACATCAAGAAGGAGGG GTGGAAGAACTTGGATGTGAAGGTAAAGTGGAGGAAGCACAAGGAATAATGAAATTGGTAGATCAGCTGAAGGAAGAGAGAGAAGCCATGAGGAAAGGTTCTGAACCAAGCCATTGGCTACAG CTAACAGCAGAAATCGCTGCAGCCCAAGAAAAACAGATGGAAGTGTGTGAAGTCTGTGGGGCTTTCCTGATTGTTGGTGATGCTCAGCAGAGAGTGGACGATCACTTGATGGGTAAACAGCACGTGGGATATGCTAGACTGAAGTCTGCTGTAGAAGAAATCTTG CACcaaagagaaaaagaaagagaGGAACGAGAAAATCAGCGAGAAAAAGAAAGACAGGAACGTCGCAGGAAACAGGAGGAGGAGGAGAAACGGAGAGAAAAGGAAAGAAGGAAAAAattagaagaagaagaaaaaaaacgtaAGGAAAAAGAACACGAACGATACAAGCGTCATTCTCGGAGTCGAGAGTGGGAAGGGAGAAGAAGTCGTGATAGAAGAAGTAGAAGTCGAGAACACAGACGTTCGCATAGCAGTAAGGAGAAAACAAAGCAGAACAGAGAAGATAAAGAAAG cAAATCACGACAACGTTCTAGAAGCAGATCTCGGGAACATAAGCACTCCCATCATTCTAATGCTCAGTCTAAGGACAAGAAAATAGAGTCTAAACATAGGGGAAGATCGGACAGAGACTCAAAGTACCAGAGACATAGCAGAGAGAGTCCTGAATGTTATAGAAGTGATTCATGTAATGATACTG ttgaaAATGGAGATGTGCGAGTTTCTGACAATGATGTAAGTTTGACAGCAGAAAGATAA